The following proteins are encoded in a genomic region of Acipenser ruthenus chromosome 4, fAciRut3.2 maternal haplotype, whole genome shotgun sequence:
- the LOC117400200 gene encoding zinc finger MYND domain-containing protein 11-like isoform X1, producing MSRDIMSRVAKKRQADPKVVQYIWAAIEVIRNQKQIANMDRISKYLTRVFGMHPKETTRQLGQAVKDGLVVETLTVGCKGSKAGIEQEGYWLPGDEIEQGTEGSKARAAESRQSRYRYRCIPPVQPRKGAMEWESESHDWYCFECHLPGDVLACDSCFRVYHLKCMSEEWKPRESSAHWHCTVCRTSKKKSFNKQEMSKYLRFIVQRMKERAIDLNKKGKDCKHLMYKRLIHTPLDVSNIQENVNEGKYKSFEEFKADAKLIVHNTAILYGVHSDQAERARLLYSDTCHELNELQLCKNCFYLSNARPDSWFCYPCMPNHELVWAKMKGFGYWPAKVLQREDNQVDVRFFGHQHQRAWIPSDNIQDIKVNVQQLQVKRSMGWKKACDELQLHQRFLREGRLWKTKLEDRHEEEAESGISSTSNEQLKVTQEPKAKKGRRSQHLEPKEEDPEPEIEAVSSSQEIPTTHHQPEKVSISTQTKKTSASSPRTLPRSTQTNNDGVCQNMCHEKYTKIFNDVKERMKADNKRETERVLREALEKLRTDMEEEKRQAVNKAVSNMQAEMDRKCKQVKEKCKEELVEEIKKMVSQHKQLVSQTKKKQWCYNCEEEAMYHCCWNTSYCSIKCQQEHWHTEHKRTCRRKR from the exons GTACTTGACGCGAGTCTTTGGCATGCATCCCAAAGAGACCACACGACAGCTGGGCCAGGCTGTGAAGGATGGGCTGGTTGTGGAGACGCTGACCGTGGGCTGCAAGGGCTCCAAGGCCGGAATCGAGCAGGAAGGATATTGGTTGCCTGGAGACGAGATT GAGCAGGGGACTGAAGGCAGTAAG GCAAGAGCTGCTGAATCCAGACAGAGCAGGTACAGGTACAGATGCATCCCTCCAGTACAACCACGAAAAGGAGCAATG gAGTGGGAGTCAGAAAGCCACGACTGGTACTGCTTCGAGTGCCACCTCCCGGGAGACGTGCTGGCCTGCGACTCGTGCTTCCGGGTCTACCATCTCAAATGCATGTCAGAAGAGTGGAAGCCGAGGGAGAGCAGCGCGCATTGGCATTGCACTGTCTGCAGG ACTAGCAAAAAGAAGagttttaataaacaggaaatgaGCAAATACCTGCGGTTCATTGTGCAGCGCATGAAGGAGAGG GCAATAGACTTGAATAAAAAAGGGAAAGATTGCAAGCATCTGATGTACAAAAGGCTGATTCACACGCCGCTGGATGTTTCAAACATACAGGAG AATGTCAATGAAGGCAAATATAAAAGTTTTGAAGAGTTCAAAGCTGATGCCAAGCTGATTGTCCACAACACAGCGATTCTGTACGGAG TTCACAGTGACCAGGCTGAAAGAGCAAGGCTGCTCTACAGTGACACATGCCATGAG ctgaATGAACTGCAGCTCTGCAAAAACTGTTTCTATTTGTCGAATGCACGACCCGATAGCTGGTTTTGCTACCCGTGT aTGCCGAATCACGAATTAGTTTGGGCCAAAATGAAGGGGTTTGGATACTGGCCAGCAAAAGTGTTACAAAGAGAAGACAATCAAGTGGATGTACGATTCTTCGGGCACCAGCATCAGAG GGCCTGGATTCCCTCAGACAACATTCAGGATATCAAAGTGAATGTGCAGCAGCTGCAAGTGAAGCGCAGCATGGGCTGGAAGAAGGCCTGTGACGAACTGCAGCTGCACCAGCGCTTCCTGCGAGAGGGGAGGCTCTGGAAAACCAAGCTGGAGGACAGACACGAGGAGGAGGCAGAGTCTGGCATCTCCTCCACCAGCAACGAGCAG CTTAAGGTTACCCAAGAGCCCAAAGCAAAGAAAGGGCGTCGCAGCCAACATTTGGAGCCCAAAGAAGAA GACCCAGAGCCTGAGATTGAGGCAGTCAGCTCCAGTCAGGAGATCCCCACAACGCATCACCAGCCTGAAAAAGTTTCCATCTCGACTCAGACCAAAAAAACAAGTGCCTCCTCCCCAAGAACACTGCCCCGGAGCACCCAGACCAACAACGATGGCGTGTGCCAGAACATGTGCCACGAGAAATACACCAAAATCTTCAACGACGTCAAAGAGAGGATGAAAGCTGATAACAAACGGGAGACTGAGCGAGTGCTACGAGAAGCCCTGGAAAAG ctcCGCACAGATATGGAGGAGGAGAAGCGGCAGGCCGTAAACAAGGCCGTGTCTAACATGCAGGCAGAGATGGACAGAAAGTGCAAGCAGGTCAAGGAGAAATGCAAGGAGGAGCTGGTGGAGGAGATCAAGAAAATGGTCTCGCAGCACAAACAGCTGGTTTCTCAGACCAAGAAGAAGCAGTGG TGCTATAACTGTGAGGAGGAGGCCATGTATCACTGCTGCTGGAACACCTCCTACTGCTCTATTAAATGCCAGCAGGAGCACTGGCACACGGAGCACAAACGCACCTGCCGCAGGAAGAGATGA
- the LOC117400200 gene encoding zinc finger MYND domain-containing protein 11-like isoform X6, with amino-acid sequence MSRDIMSRVAKKRQADPKVVQYIWAAIEVIRNQKQIANMDRISKYLTRVFGMHPKETTRQLGQAVKDGLVVETLTVGCKGSKAGIEQEGYWLPGDEITSKKKSFNKQEMSKYLRFIVQRMKERAIDLNKKGKDCKHLMYKRLIHTPLDVSNIQENVNEGKYKSFEEFKADAKLIVHNTAILYGVHSDQAERARLLYSDTCHELNELQLCKNCFYLSNARPDSWFCYPCMPNHELVWAKMKGFGYWPAKVLQREDNQVDVRFFGHQHQRAWIPSDNIQDIKVNVQQLQVKRSMGWKKACDELQLHQRFLREGRLWKTKLEDRHEEEAESGISSTSNEQLKVTQEPKAKKGRRSQHLEPKEEDPEPEIEAVSSSQEIPTTHHQPEKVSISTQTKKTSASSPRTLPRSTQTNNDGVCQNMCHEKYTKIFNDVKERMKADNKRETERVLREALEKLRTDMEEEKRQAVNKAVSNMQAEMDRKCKQVKEKCKEELVEEIKKMVSQHKQLVSQTKKKQWCYNCEEEAMYHCCWNTSYCSIKCQQEHWHTEHKRTCRRKR; translated from the exons GTACTTGACGCGAGTCTTTGGCATGCATCCCAAAGAGACCACACGACAGCTGGGCCAGGCTGTGAAGGATGGGCTGGTTGTGGAGACGCTGACCGTGGGCTGCAAGGGCTCCAAGGCCGGAATCGAGCAGGAAGGATATTGGTTGCCTGGAGACGAGATT ACTAGCAAAAAGAAGagttttaataaacaggaaatgaGCAAATACCTGCGGTTCATTGTGCAGCGCATGAAGGAGAGG GCAATAGACTTGAATAAAAAAGGGAAAGATTGCAAGCATCTGATGTACAAAAGGCTGATTCACACGCCGCTGGATGTTTCAAACATACAGGAG AATGTCAATGAAGGCAAATATAAAAGTTTTGAAGAGTTCAAAGCTGATGCCAAGCTGATTGTCCACAACACAGCGATTCTGTACGGAG TTCACAGTGACCAGGCTGAAAGAGCAAGGCTGCTCTACAGTGACACATGCCATGAG ctgaATGAACTGCAGCTCTGCAAAAACTGTTTCTATTTGTCGAATGCACGACCCGATAGCTGGTTTTGCTACCCGTGT aTGCCGAATCACGAATTAGTTTGGGCCAAAATGAAGGGGTTTGGATACTGGCCAGCAAAAGTGTTACAAAGAGAAGACAATCAAGTGGATGTACGATTCTTCGGGCACCAGCATCAGAG GGCCTGGATTCCCTCAGACAACATTCAGGATATCAAAGTGAATGTGCAGCAGCTGCAAGTGAAGCGCAGCATGGGCTGGAAGAAGGCCTGTGACGAACTGCAGCTGCACCAGCGCTTCCTGCGAGAGGGGAGGCTCTGGAAAACCAAGCTGGAGGACAGACACGAGGAGGAGGCAGAGTCTGGCATCTCCTCCACCAGCAACGAGCAG CTTAAGGTTACCCAAGAGCCCAAAGCAAAGAAAGGGCGTCGCAGCCAACATTTGGAGCCCAAAGAAGAA GACCCAGAGCCTGAGATTGAGGCAGTCAGCTCCAGTCAGGAGATCCCCACAACGCATCACCAGCCTGAAAAAGTTTCCATCTCGACTCAGACCAAAAAAACAAGTGCCTCCTCCCCAAGAACACTGCCCCGGAGCACCCAGACCAACAACGATGGCGTGTGCCAGAACATGTGCCACGAGAAATACACCAAAATCTTCAACGACGTCAAAGAGAGGATGAAAGCTGATAACAAACGGGAGACTGAGCGAGTGCTACGAGAAGCCCTGGAAAAG ctcCGCACAGATATGGAGGAGGAGAAGCGGCAGGCCGTAAACAAGGCCGTGTCTAACATGCAGGCAGAGATGGACAGAAAGTGCAAGCAGGTCAAGGAGAAATGCAAGGAGGAGCTGGTGGAGGAGATCAAGAAAATGGTCTCGCAGCACAAACAGCTGGTTTCTCAGACCAAGAAGAAGCAGTGG TGCTATAACTGTGAGGAGGAGGCCATGTATCACTGCTGCTGGAACACCTCCTACTGCTCTATTAAATGCCAGCAGGAGCACTGGCACACGGAGCACAAACGCACCTGCCGCAGGAAGAGATGA
- the LOC117400200 gene encoding zinc finger MYND domain-containing protein 11-like isoform X3 has product MSRDIMSRVAKKRQADPKVVQYIWAAIEVIRNQKQIANMDRISKYLTRVFGMHPKETTRQLGQAVKDGLVVETLTVGCKGSKAGIEQEGYWLPGDEIEWESESHDWYCFECHLPGDVLACDSCFRVYHLKCMSEEWKPRESSAHWHCTVCRTSKKKSFNKQEMSKYLRFIVQRMKERAIDLNKKGKDCKHLMYKRLIHTPLDVSNIQENVNEGKYKSFEEFKADAKLIVHNTAILYGVHSDQAERARLLYSDTCHELNELQLCKNCFYLSNARPDSWFCYPCMPNHELVWAKMKGFGYWPAKVLQREDNQVDVRFFGHQHQRAWIPSDNIQDIKVNVQQLQVKRSMGWKKACDELQLHQRFLREGRLWKTKLEDRHEEEAESGISSTSNEQLKVTQEPKAKKGRRSQHLEPKEEDPEPEIEAVSSSQEIPTTHHQPEKVSISTQTKKTSASSPRTLPRSTQTNNDGVCQNMCHEKYTKIFNDVKERMKADNKRETERVLREALEKLRTDMEEEKRQAVNKAVSNMQAEMDRKCKQVKEKCKEELVEEIKKMVSQHKQLVSQTKKKQWCYNCEEEAMYHCCWNTSYCSIKCQQEHWHTEHKRTCRRKR; this is encoded by the exons GTACTTGACGCGAGTCTTTGGCATGCATCCCAAAGAGACCACACGACAGCTGGGCCAGGCTGTGAAGGATGGGCTGGTTGTGGAGACGCTGACCGTGGGCTGCAAGGGCTCCAAGGCCGGAATCGAGCAGGAAGGATATTGGTTGCCTGGAGACGAGATT gAGTGGGAGTCAGAAAGCCACGACTGGTACTGCTTCGAGTGCCACCTCCCGGGAGACGTGCTGGCCTGCGACTCGTGCTTCCGGGTCTACCATCTCAAATGCATGTCAGAAGAGTGGAAGCCGAGGGAGAGCAGCGCGCATTGGCATTGCACTGTCTGCAGG ACTAGCAAAAAGAAGagttttaataaacaggaaatgaGCAAATACCTGCGGTTCATTGTGCAGCGCATGAAGGAGAGG GCAATAGACTTGAATAAAAAAGGGAAAGATTGCAAGCATCTGATGTACAAAAGGCTGATTCACACGCCGCTGGATGTTTCAAACATACAGGAG AATGTCAATGAAGGCAAATATAAAAGTTTTGAAGAGTTCAAAGCTGATGCCAAGCTGATTGTCCACAACACAGCGATTCTGTACGGAG TTCACAGTGACCAGGCTGAAAGAGCAAGGCTGCTCTACAGTGACACATGCCATGAG ctgaATGAACTGCAGCTCTGCAAAAACTGTTTCTATTTGTCGAATGCACGACCCGATAGCTGGTTTTGCTACCCGTGT aTGCCGAATCACGAATTAGTTTGGGCCAAAATGAAGGGGTTTGGATACTGGCCAGCAAAAGTGTTACAAAGAGAAGACAATCAAGTGGATGTACGATTCTTCGGGCACCAGCATCAGAG GGCCTGGATTCCCTCAGACAACATTCAGGATATCAAAGTGAATGTGCAGCAGCTGCAAGTGAAGCGCAGCATGGGCTGGAAGAAGGCCTGTGACGAACTGCAGCTGCACCAGCGCTTCCTGCGAGAGGGGAGGCTCTGGAAAACCAAGCTGGAGGACAGACACGAGGAGGAGGCAGAGTCTGGCATCTCCTCCACCAGCAACGAGCAG CTTAAGGTTACCCAAGAGCCCAAAGCAAAGAAAGGGCGTCGCAGCCAACATTTGGAGCCCAAAGAAGAA GACCCAGAGCCTGAGATTGAGGCAGTCAGCTCCAGTCAGGAGATCCCCACAACGCATCACCAGCCTGAAAAAGTTTCCATCTCGACTCAGACCAAAAAAACAAGTGCCTCCTCCCCAAGAACACTGCCCCGGAGCACCCAGACCAACAACGATGGCGTGTGCCAGAACATGTGCCACGAGAAATACACCAAAATCTTCAACGACGTCAAAGAGAGGATGAAAGCTGATAACAAACGGGAGACTGAGCGAGTGCTACGAGAAGCCCTGGAAAAG ctcCGCACAGATATGGAGGAGGAGAAGCGGCAGGCCGTAAACAAGGCCGTGTCTAACATGCAGGCAGAGATGGACAGAAAGTGCAAGCAGGTCAAGGAGAAATGCAAGGAGGAGCTGGTGGAGGAGATCAAGAAAATGGTCTCGCAGCACAAACAGCTGGTTTCTCAGACCAAGAAGAAGCAGTGG TGCTATAACTGTGAGGAGGAGGCCATGTATCACTGCTGCTGGAACACCTCCTACTGCTCTATTAAATGCCAGCAGGAGCACTGGCACACGGAGCACAAACGCACCTGCCGCAGGAAGAGATGA
- the LOC117400200 gene encoding zinc finger MYND domain-containing protein 11-like isoform X5 produces MSRDIMSRVAKKRQADPKVVQYIWAAIEVIRNQKQIANMDRISKYLTRVFGMHPKETTRQLGQAVKDGLVVETLTVGCKGSKAGIEQEGYWLPGDEIEQGTEGSKTSKKKSFNKQEMSKYLRFIVQRMKERAIDLNKKGKDCKHLMYKRLIHTPLDVSNIQENVNEGKYKSFEEFKADAKLIVHNTAILYGVHSDQAERARLLYSDTCHELNELQLCKNCFYLSNARPDSWFCYPCMPNHELVWAKMKGFGYWPAKVLQREDNQVDVRFFGHQHQRAWIPSDNIQDIKVNVQQLQVKRSMGWKKACDELQLHQRFLREGRLWKTKLEDRHEEEAESGISSTSNEQLKVTQEPKAKKGRRSQHLEPKEEDPEPEIEAVSSSQEIPTTHHQPEKVSISTQTKKTSASSPRTLPRSTQTNNDGVCQNMCHEKYTKIFNDVKERMKADNKRETERVLREALEKLRTDMEEEKRQAVNKAVSNMQAEMDRKCKQVKEKCKEELVEEIKKMVSQHKQLVSQTKKKQWCYNCEEEAMYHCCWNTSYCSIKCQQEHWHTEHKRTCRRKR; encoded by the exons GTACTTGACGCGAGTCTTTGGCATGCATCCCAAAGAGACCACACGACAGCTGGGCCAGGCTGTGAAGGATGGGCTGGTTGTGGAGACGCTGACCGTGGGCTGCAAGGGCTCCAAGGCCGGAATCGAGCAGGAAGGATATTGGTTGCCTGGAGACGAGATT GAGCAGGGGACTGAAGGCAGTAAG ACTAGCAAAAAGAAGagttttaataaacaggaaatgaGCAAATACCTGCGGTTCATTGTGCAGCGCATGAAGGAGAGG GCAATAGACTTGAATAAAAAAGGGAAAGATTGCAAGCATCTGATGTACAAAAGGCTGATTCACACGCCGCTGGATGTTTCAAACATACAGGAG AATGTCAATGAAGGCAAATATAAAAGTTTTGAAGAGTTCAAAGCTGATGCCAAGCTGATTGTCCACAACACAGCGATTCTGTACGGAG TTCACAGTGACCAGGCTGAAAGAGCAAGGCTGCTCTACAGTGACACATGCCATGAG ctgaATGAACTGCAGCTCTGCAAAAACTGTTTCTATTTGTCGAATGCACGACCCGATAGCTGGTTTTGCTACCCGTGT aTGCCGAATCACGAATTAGTTTGGGCCAAAATGAAGGGGTTTGGATACTGGCCAGCAAAAGTGTTACAAAGAGAAGACAATCAAGTGGATGTACGATTCTTCGGGCACCAGCATCAGAG GGCCTGGATTCCCTCAGACAACATTCAGGATATCAAAGTGAATGTGCAGCAGCTGCAAGTGAAGCGCAGCATGGGCTGGAAGAAGGCCTGTGACGAACTGCAGCTGCACCAGCGCTTCCTGCGAGAGGGGAGGCTCTGGAAAACCAAGCTGGAGGACAGACACGAGGAGGAGGCAGAGTCTGGCATCTCCTCCACCAGCAACGAGCAG CTTAAGGTTACCCAAGAGCCCAAAGCAAAGAAAGGGCGTCGCAGCCAACATTTGGAGCCCAAAGAAGAA GACCCAGAGCCTGAGATTGAGGCAGTCAGCTCCAGTCAGGAGATCCCCACAACGCATCACCAGCCTGAAAAAGTTTCCATCTCGACTCAGACCAAAAAAACAAGTGCCTCCTCCCCAAGAACACTGCCCCGGAGCACCCAGACCAACAACGATGGCGTGTGCCAGAACATGTGCCACGAGAAATACACCAAAATCTTCAACGACGTCAAAGAGAGGATGAAAGCTGATAACAAACGGGAGACTGAGCGAGTGCTACGAGAAGCCCTGGAAAAG ctcCGCACAGATATGGAGGAGGAGAAGCGGCAGGCCGTAAACAAGGCCGTGTCTAACATGCAGGCAGAGATGGACAGAAAGTGCAAGCAGGTCAAGGAGAAATGCAAGGAGGAGCTGGTGGAGGAGATCAAGAAAATGGTCTCGCAGCACAAACAGCTGGTTTCTCAGACCAAGAAGAAGCAGTGG TGCTATAACTGTGAGGAGGAGGCCATGTATCACTGCTGCTGGAACACCTCCTACTGCTCTATTAAATGCCAGCAGGAGCACTGGCACACGGAGCACAAACGCACCTGCCGCAGGAAGAGATGA
- the LOC117400200 gene encoding zinc finger MYND domain-containing protein 11-like isoform X4: MHPKETTRQLGQAVKDGLVVETLTVGCKGSKAGIEQEGYWLPGDEIEQGTEGSKARAAESRQSRYRYRCIPPVQPRKGAMEWESESHDWYCFECHLPGDVLACDSCFRVYHLKCMSEEWKPRESSAHWHCTVCRTSKKKSFNKQEMSKYLRFIVQRMKERAIDLNKKGKDCKHLMYKRLIHTPLDVSNIQENVNEGKYKSFEEFKADAKLIVHNTAILYGVHSDQAERARLLYSDTCHELNELQLCKNCFYLSNARPDSWFCYPCMPNHELVWAKMKGFGYWPAKVLQREDNQVDVRFFGHQHQRAWIPSDNIQDIKVNVQQLQVKRSMGWKKACDELQLHQRFLREGRLWKTKLEDRHEEEAESGISSTSNEQLKVTQEPKAKKGRRSQHLEPKEEDPEPEIEAVSSSQEIPTTHHQPEKVSISTQTKKTSASSPRTLPRSTQTNNDGVCQNMCHEKYTKIFNDVKERMKADNKRETERVLREALEKLRTDMEEEKRQAVNKAVSNMQAEMDRKCKQVKEKCKEELVEEIKKMVSQHKQLVSQTKKKQWCYNCEEEAMYHCCWNTSYCSIKCQQEHWHTEHKRTCRRKR; this comes from the exons ATGCATCCCAAAGAGACCACACGACAGCTGGGCCAGGCTGTGAAGGATGGGCTGGTTGTGGAGACGCTGACCGTGGGCTGCAAGGGCTCCAAGGCCGGAATCGAGCAGGAAGGATATTGGTTGCCTGGAGACGAGATT GAGCAGGGGACTGAAGGCAGTAAG GCAAGAGCTGCTGAATCCAGACAGAGCAGGTACAGGTACAGATGCATCCCTCCAGTACAACCACGAAAAGGAGCAATG gAGTGGGAGTCAGAAAGCCACGACTGGTACTGCTTCGAGTGCCACCTCCCGGGAGACGTGCTGGCCTGCGACTCGTGCTTCCGGGTCTACCATCTCAAATGCATGTCAGAAGAGTGGAAGCCGAGGGAGAGCAGCGCGCATTGGCATTGCACTGTCTGCAGG ACTAGCAAAAAGAAGagttttaataaacaggaaatgaGCAAATACCTGCGGTTCATTGTGCAGCGCATGAAGGAGAGG GCAATAGACTTGAATAAAAAAGGGAAAGATTGCAAGCATCTGATGTACAAAAGGCTGATTCACACGCCGCTGGATGTTTCAAACATACAGGAG AATGTCAATGAAGGCAAATATAAAAGTTTTGAAGAGTTCAAAGCTGATGCCAAGCTGATTGTCCACAACACAGCGATTCTGTACGGAG TTCACAGTGACCAGGCTGAAAGAGCAAGGCTGCTCTACAGTGACACATGCCATGAG ctgaATGAACTGCAGCTCTGCAAAAACTGTTTCTATTTGTCGAATGCACGACCCGATAGCTGGTTTTGCTACCCGTGT aTGCCGAATCACGAATTAGTTTGGGCCAAAATGAAGGGGTTTGGATACTGGCCAGCAAAAGTGTTACAAAGAGAAGACAATCAAGTGGATGTACGATTCTTCGGGCACCAGCATCAGAG GGCCTGGATTCCCTCAGACAACATTCAGGATATCAAAGTGAATGTGCAGCAGCTGCAAGTGAAGCGCAGCATGGGCTGGAAGAAGGCCTGTGACGAACTGCAGCTGCACCAGCGCTTCCTGCGAGAGGGGAGGCTCTGGAAAACCAAGCTGGAGGACAGACACGAGGAGGAGGCAGAGTCTGGCATCTCCTCCACCAGCAACGAGCAG CTTAAGGTTACCCAAGAGCCCAAAGCAAAGAAAGGGCGTCGCAGCCAACATTTGGAGCCCAAAGAAGAA GACCCAGAGCCTGAGATTGAGGCAGTCAGCTCCAGTCAGGAGATCCCCACAACGCATCACCAGCCTGAAAAAGTTTCCATCTCGACTCAGACCAAAAAAACAAGTGCCTCCTCCCCAAGAACACTGCCCCGGAGCACCCAGACCAACAACGATGGCGTGTGCCAGAACATGTGCCACGAGAAATACACCAAAATCTTCAACGACGTCAAAGAGAGGATGAAAGCTGATAACAAACGGGAGACTGAGCGAGTGCTACGAGAAGCCCTGGAAAAG ctcCGCACAGATATGGAGGAGGAGAAGCGGCAGGCCGTAAACAAGGCCGTGTCTAACATGCAGGCAGAGATGGACAGAAAGTGCAAGCAGGTCAAGGAGAAATGCAAGGAGGAGCTGGTGGAGGAGATCAAGAAAATGGTCTCGCAGCACAAACAGCTGGTTTCTCAGACCAAGAAGAAGCAGTGG TGCTATAACTGTGAGGAGGAGGCCATGTATCACTGCTGCTGGAACACCTCCTACTGCTCTATTAAATGCCAGCAGGAGCACTGGCACACGGAGCACAAACGCACCTGCCGCAGGAAGAGATGA
- the LOC117400200 gene encoding zinc finger MYND domain-containing protein 11-like isoform X8, with the protein MSKYLRFIVQRMKERAIDLNKKGKDCKHLMYKRLIHTPLDVSNIQENVNEGKYKSFEEFKADAKLIVHNTAILYGVHSDQAERARLLYSDTCHELNELQLCKNCFYLSNARPDSWFCYPCMPNHELVWAKMKGFGYWPAKVLQREDNQVDVRFFGHQHQRAWIPSDNIQDIKVNVQQLQVKRSMGWKKACDELQLHQRFLREGRLWKTKLEDRHEEEAESGISSTSNEQLKVTQEPKAKKGRRSQHLEPKEEDPEPEIEAVSSSQEIPTTHHQPEKVSISTQTKKTSASSPRTLPRSTQTNNDGVCQNMCHEKYTKIFNDVKERMKADNKRETERVLREALEKLRTDMEEEKRQAVNKAVSNMQAEMDRKCKQVKEKCKEELVEEIKKMVSQHKQLVSQTKKKQWCYNCEEEAMYHCCWNTSYCSIKCQQEHWHTEHKRTCRRKR; encoded by the exons atgaGCAAATACCTGCGGTTCATTGTGCAGCGCATGAAGGAGAGG GCAATAGACTTGAATAAAAAAGGGAAAGATTGCAAGCATCTGATGTACAAAAGGCTGATTCACACGCCGCTGGATGTTTCAAACATACAGGAG AATGTCAATGAAGGCAAATATAAAAGTTTTGAAGAGTTCAAAGCTGATGCCAAGCTGATTGTCCACAACACAGCGATTCTGTACGGAG TTCACAGTGACCAGGCTGAAAGAGCAAGGCTGCTCTACAGTGACACATGCCATGAG ctgaATGAACTGCAGCTCTGCAAAAACTGTTTCTATTTGTCGAATGCACGACCCGATAGCTGGTTTTGCTACCCGTGT aTGCCGAATCACGAATTAGTTTGGGCCAAAATGAAGGGGTTTGGATACTGGCCAGCAAAAGTGTTACAAAGAGAAGACAATCAAGTGGATGTACGATTCTTCGGGCACCAGCATCAGAG GGCCTGGATTCCCTCAGACAACATTCAGGATATCAAAGTGAATGTGCAGCAGCTGCAAGTGAAGCGCAGCATGGGCTGGAAGAAGGCCTGTGACGAACTGCAGCTGCACCAGCGCTTCCTGCGAGAGGGGAGGCTCTGGAAAACCAAGCTGGAGGACAGACACGAGGAGGAGGCAGAGTCTGGCATCTCCTCCACCAGCAACGAGCAG CTTAAGGTTACCCAAGAGCCCAAAGCAAAGAAAGGGCGTCGCAGCCAACATTTGGAGCCCAAAGAAGAA GACCCAGAGCCTGAGATTGAGGCAGTCAGCTCCAGTCAGGAGATCCCCACAACGCATCACCAGCCTGAAAAAGTTTCCATCTCGACTCAGACCAAAAAAACAAGTGCCTCCTCCCCAAGAACACTGCCCCGGAGCACCCAGACCAACAACGATGGCGTGTGCCAGAACATGTGCCACGAGAAATACACCAAAATCTTCAACGACGTCAAAGAGAGGATGAAAGCTGATAACAAACGGGAGACTGAGCGAGTGCTACGAGAAGCCCTGGAAAAG ctcCGCACAGATATGGAGGAGGAGAAGCGGCAGGCCGTAAACAAGGCCGTGTCTAACATGCAGGCAGAGATGGACAGAAAGTGCAAGCAGGTCAAGGAGAAATGCAAGGAGGAGCTGGTGGAGGAGATCAAGAAAATGGTCTCGCAGCACAAACAGCTGGTTTCTCAGACCAAGAAGAAGCAGTGG TGCTATAACTGTGAGGAGGAGGCCATGTATCACTGCTGCTGGAACACCTCCTACTGCTCTATTAAATGCCAGCAGGAGCACTGGCACACGGAGCACAAACGCACCTGCCGCAGGAAGAGATGA